The Marinobacter subterrani genome has a segment encoding these proteins:
- the minE gene encoding cell division topological specificity factor MinE gives MSFLDYFKGKKSKNTANVAKERLQIIVAHERGQRDQPDYLPQLQQELLAVIRKYVQISDDMVQVEVDRNESCSVLELNVTLPER, from the coding sequence ATGAGTTTCCTGGATTACTTCAAAGGCAAAAAGAGCAAAAACACGGCCAATGTGGCCAAAGAACGGCTCCAGATCATTGTCGCCCACGAACGGGGTCAGCGGGACCAGCCGGACTACCTGCCACAGCTGCAACAGGAACTGCTGGCGGTTATCCGCAAGTATGTCCAGATCAGCGACGACATGGTTCAGGTAGAAGTCGACCGGAATGAAAGCTGTTCCGTACTGGAACTGAACGTCACGCTTCCCGAACGATAA
- a CDS encoding phosphatase PAP2 family protein yields the protein MSSTSKASRFFDLADQREYAFCQSINRAVRFRAALGYLRLTSRLGDGWFWYALILVIPLIYPVSGPGLALLMALTGLSCTLAYKLLKRWLIRERPFISFPAINCGTPPLDRYSFPSGHTLHAACFQVMLALAEPVLALAVLPFTLSVAASRVILGLHYPSDVLAGALIGGLMGYAAMALAYSDFVLLFGGAA from the coding sequence ATGTCATCAACAAGCAAAGCGTCTCGCTTCTTTGATCTGGCGGATCAGCGGGAATACGCGTTCTGCCAGTCCATCAACCGCGCCGTTCGGTTCAGGGCAGCACTGGGTTACTTGCGGCTGACCAGCCGGCTCGGAGACGGCTGGTTCTGGTATGCCCTGATTCTTGTCATTCCCCTGATCTACCCGGTCTCGGGGCCTGGCCTGGCTCTGCTGATGGCACTGACCGGACTTTCCTGCACTCTTGCTTACAAGCTGCTCAAACGATGGCTGATCCGGGAACGGCCGTTTATTTCATTTCCGGCCATCAACTGCGGCACGCCGCCGCTGGACCGCTACAGTTTTCCCTCCGGCCACACACTCCATGCCGCCTGCTTTCAGGTTATGCTGGCCCTGGCAGAGCCGGTCCTGGCGTTGGCGGTACTGCCCTTCACCCTCAGTGTTGCCGCGTCACGGGTGATACTCGGATTGCATTACCCCAGCGATGTTCTCGCGGGCGCCCTGATCGGCGGACTGATGGGGTACGCAGCCATGGCCCTGGCCTACAGTGATTTTGTATTGCTCTTCGGCGGGGCGGCCTAA
- the dinB gene encoding DNA polymerase IV, producing MPQRKIIHVDCDCFYAAVEMRDDPSLREVPLAVGGDGGRGVVTTCNYKARAFGVRSAMPGSEARRLCPGLVTVPPDMARYRAVSQQVMAILRELTDLVEPLSLDEAFLDVSDISDYKGSATLMARHLRERVCQEVGITISAGVAPNKFLAKIASDWEKPDGLFVIRPQDVEGFVRQLPVEKLFGVGQVTAAKLHALGVQTCGDMQALGAEILIDRFGKQGYRLHEMAHGRDERPVVVSRIAKSVSVEKTFSQDLPDMAACETVMASLVADLNLRLSRKARQKPIHKLFIKIRYSDFSTHTLERVREHIREPALEDYRPLLAELVTNRERPVRLLGLGVRFRNDDAPVTQLRLFD from the coding sequence ATGCCACAACGCAAGATCATCCATGTGGATTGTGACTGCTTCTACGCGGCAGTGGAAATGCGGGACGACCCCAGCCTGCGCGAGGTTCCGCTGGCGGTGGGTGGCGACGGTGGCCGGGGCGTGGTAACCACCTGCAACTACAAGGCCCGTGCCTTCGGGGTTCGCTCCGCCATGCCGGGCAGTGAGGCCCGGCGGCTGTGCCCGGGGCTGGTAACCGTGCCGCCGGATATGGCGCGGTATCGGGCAGTATCGCAGCAGGTGATGGCGATACTCAGGGAACTGACCGATCTGGTCGAGCCCCTGTCCCTGGATGAGGCTTTCCTCGATGTCTCCGACATTTCCGACTACAAGGGCAGCGCTACCCTCATGGCTCGCCACTTGCGGGAGCGGGTTTGCCAGGAAGTCGGCATTACCATTTCGGCCGGTGTCGCCCCCAACAAGTTTCTGGCCAAGATTGCCAGCGACTGGGAAAAGCCGGACGGGCTGTTTGTGATCCGGCCGCAGGATGTTGAAGGGTTTGTCCGGCAACTCCCCGTTGAAAAGTTGTTCGGGGTCGGCCAGGTGACTGCAGCGAAACTGCATGCTTTGGGGGTTCAGACCTGCGGTGATATGCAGGCGCTCGGGGCGGAGATTCTGATCGATCGTTTCGGCAAACAGGGCTATCGCCTGCATGAAATGGCCCATGGCCGGGATGAGCGGCCGGTGGTGGTGTCGCGGATCGCCAAGTCGGTCAGTGTGGAAAAGACCTTTTCCCAGGATCTGCCGGATATGGCGGCGTGCGAGACGGTCATGGCTTCCCTGGTGGCTGACCTGAATCTGCGGCTATCCCGCAAGGCGAGACAGAAGCCCATCCACAAGCTGTTTATCAAGATCCGATATAGCGACTTTTCCACGCACACCCTGGAGCGGGTGCGCGAGCATATTCGGGAACCTGCCCTGGAAGATTATCGGCCGTTGCTTGCCGAGCTGGTGACTAACCGGGAAAGACCGGTACGATTGCTGGGGCTGGGCGTGCGTTTTCGTAACGATGACGCACCGGTTACCCAGTTACGTCTGTTTGATTAG
- the minD gene encoding septum site-determining protein MinD, whose protein sequence is MARIIVVTSGKGGVGKTTTSASISTGLAKRGHKTVVIDFDVGLRNLDLIMNCERRVVYDFVNVIQGEASLNQALIRDKRVNTLYILPASQTREKEALTKEGVEKVINELSETFDYIVCDSPAGIEHGAMMALYYADEAVVVTNPEVSSVRDSDRILGILQSKSRRAEMSQDPVKEHLLLTRYNPSRVEKGEMLSVADVEEILAIPLLGVIPESQIVLNASNQGVPVILEEDSDAGQAYDDAVARLLGEEREHRFMTSQKKGFFSRMFKGG, encoded by the coding sequence TTGGCTAGAATCATTGTCGTTACCTCAGGAAAGGGCGGCGTTGGCAAAACCACCACCAGCGCCTCGATCAGCACCGGCCTTGCCAAACGGGGCCACAAAACCGTTGTTATTGATTTTGACGTGGGCCTGCGCAACCTGGACCTGATCATGAACTGCGAGCGTCGGGTAGTGTACGACTTCGTCAACGTGATCCAGGGCGAAGCCTCCCTGAACCAGGCCCTGATCCGGGACAAGCGCGTCAACACGCTGTATATCCTTCCCGCGTCCCAGACCCGGGAAAAGGAAGCGCTTACCAAGGAAGGCGTCGAAAAAGTCATTAACGAGTTGTCCGAGACCTTCGACTACATCGTCTGCGATTCTCCCGCCGGCATTGAACATGGCGCCATGATGGCCCTGTACTACGCGGACGAAGCCGTGGTGGTCACCAATCCGGAAGTATCCTCGGTACGGGATTCGGATCGCATTCTGGGCATCTTGCAGAGCAAATCCCGGCGGGCCGAGATGAGCCAGGACCCGGTCAAGGAGCACCTCCTGCTCACCCGCTACAACCCTTCACGGGTAGAGAAAGGCGAAATGCTGTCGGTGGCCGACGTTGAGGAAATTCTCGCCATCCCACTGCTCGGGGTTATCCCGGAAAGCCAGATTGTGCTGAACGCCTCCAACCAGGGCGTGCCGGTGATTCTGGAGGAAGACAGCGACGCCGGCCAGGCATACGATGACGCGGTCGCACGGCTGCTGGGCGAGGAGCGGGAACACCGCTTCATGACCTCCCAGAAGAAGGGCTTTTTCTCACGGATGTTCAAGGGAGGCTAA
- a CDS encoding DUF1244 domain-containing protein has protein sequence MSNPIPESERTEIEAAAFRYLVKHLRDHTDVQNIDLMNLAGFCRNCLSKWYRAEASERGFEISDPQAREEIYGMPYEDWKALYQTGPKQDHK, from the coding sequence ATGAGCAACCCGATTCCCGAATCAGAACGCACCGAAATTGAAGCTGCGGCATTCCGCTATCTGGTCAAGCACCTGCGCGACCATACCGACGTCCAGAACATCGACCTGATGAACCTGGCCGGTTTCTGCCGAAATTGCCTATCCAAATGGTACCGCGCCGAGGCCAGCGAGCGCGGCTTCGAGATTTCCGACCCGCAGGCCCGGGAAGAAATCTACGGCATGCCCTACGAAGACTGGAAAGCCCTCTACCAGACCGGCCCGAAGCAGGACCACAAGTAA
- a CDS encoding NADP(H)-dependent aldo-keto reductase, giving the protein MQTRKLGKTDIDVTLICLGTMTWGEQNTEQEAFEQLDYAMAEGINFIDAAEMYPVPPKAETQGLTETYLGNWLARRGRRDDLVIASKVAGPGNGLSYLRNGPRLTRDHIVAACDASLQRLQTDYIDLYQVHWPDRATNFFGKLGYENNPDEQFTPIEETLGALDELVKAGKIRHVGLSNETPWGTMEYLRLAREKSWPRVASIQNPYNLLNRSFEVGMAEIAHREQAGLLAYSPLAFGMLSGKYLGGKWPEKARMTLYERFSRYTNSRGMEATRAYVELARQHGLSPVQMALAYVNSRSFVTSNIIGATSMEQLRENIGSAGVTLSPEVQQAIEAIHQEFTYPCP; this is encoded by the coding sequence ATGCAAACACGAAAGCTTGGAAAGACGGATATCGACGTTACCCTGATCTGCCTGGGCACCATGACCTGGGGCGAGCAGAACACCGAGCAGGAAGCATTCGAGCAGCTGGATTACGCCATGGCCGAGGGCATCAACTTCATTGATGCCGCGGAGATGTACCCGGTGCCCCCGAAGGCGGAGACCCAGGGGCTGACCGAGACCTATCTGGGCAACTGGCTGGCCAGGAGAGGCCGGCGCGATGATCTGGTGATTGCGTCCAAGGTCGCCGGCCCCGGCAATGGCCTGAGTTACCTGCGTAACGGGCCGCGCCTGACCCGCGATCATATCGTTGCCGCCTGCGACGCCAGCCTGCAGCGCCTTCAGACGGATTACATCGATCTGTACCAGGTGCACTGGCCGGACCGCGCGACCAATTTCTTTGGCAAGCTGGGGTATGAAAACAACCCGGACGAACAGTTTACGCCCATCGAAGAAACCCTCGGGGCGCTGGATGAACTGGTCAAGGCGGGCAAGATCCGGCATGTCGGCCTGTCCAACGAAACGCCCTGGGGCACCATGGAATACCTGCGCCTGGCCCGCGAGAAGAGCTGGCCACGGGTGGCCAGCATCCAGAACCCGTACAACCTCCTGAACCGGTCGTTCGAGGTGGGTATGGCGGAAATTGCCCACCGGGAGCAGGCAGGCTTGCTGGCCTATTCGCCGCTGGCCTTCGGTATGCTGTCCGGCAAGTATCTGGGCGGCAAGTGGCCGGAAAAAGCGCGGATGACCCTGTATGAGCGGTTCAGCCGTTATACCAACAGCCGCGGCATGGAAGCCACCCGGGCCTATGTCGAGCTCGCCCGCCAGCACGGGCTGTCGCCGGTCCAGATGGCGCTTGCCTATGTCAACAGCCGCAGCTTTGTCACCAGTAACATCATTGGGGCGACATCCATGGAGCAACTGCGCGAAAACATTGGCTCCGCCGGTGTCACCCTGAGCCCGGAGGTGCAGCAGGCCATTGAGGCGATTCACCAGGAGTTCACCTACCCCTGCCCGTGA
- the minC gene encoding septum site-determining protein MinC: MSDTATSGVQQGFQLKSASVSMTALELYYFDDREFEEILRDKISQAPGFFKDTPLIISLEKYQGLDSELDFFKIIGTCRRNHIHVIGVRGGNDDQRRLARGAALALLPGSGQRDRAHETDQPAAAEAETAPAPSASAGDPPPARIISQPVRSGQQIHAPEGDLVILAPVQAGAEVLAAGNIHVYGPLRGRALAGIHGAESARIFCQSLEAELVSIAGHYKISEDLQDNGWKSAVQIQLRDDLLVVTPLDKA, from the coding sequence ATGAGCGATACCGCCACCTCCGGGGTACAACAGGGTTTTCAGCTAAAAAGCGCCAGCGTATCCATGACCGCCCTGGAGCTCTATTATTTTGATGACCGGGAGTTCGAGGAAATCCTGCGCGACAAGATCAGCCAGGCACCGGGCTTCTTCAAGGACACCCCGCTAATCATCAGCCTGGAAAAGTACCAGGGGCTGGACAGCGAGCTCGATTTCTTCAAGATCATCGGTACCTGCCGACGCAACCATATCCACGTGATCGGTGTTCGCGGTGGCAATGACGACCAGCGCCGGCTGGCCCGGGGCGCCGCACTGGCTCTCCTGCCCGGCAGCGGCCAGCGCGACCGGGCCCATGAAACCGACCAGCCCGCTGCTGCGGAGGCCGAAACCGCCCCCGCACCGTCGGCCAGTGCCGGTGACCCGCCCCCTGCGCGAATCATCAGCCAGCCGGTTCGCTCCGGCCAGCAAATCCACGCACCGGAAGGTGACCTGGTGATTCTGGCGCCGGTCCAGGCCGGGGCCGAAGTACTCGCGGCAGGCAATATTCACGTGTACGGTCCATTACGGGGCCGGGCCCTGGCAGGCATCCACGGGGCGGAGTCCGCAAGGATATTCTGCCAATCCCTTGAGGCAGAGCTTGTGTCCATTGCGGGACACTATAAAATCTCCGAGGATCTTCAGGATAATGGCTGGAAAAGCGCTGTGCAGATCCAGCTCAGGGACGACCTGCTGGTGGTGACGCCACTGGACAAGGCCTGA
- a CDS encoding acetyl-CoA hydrolase/transferase C-terminal domain-containing protein, which translates to MAGTRGQVSNDVNACVDEVIRRVGKNITLGLPLGLGKPVRFVNALYQRAKDDPEIRLHIVTALSLLAPKGSSSLEQRFLGPFVERLYGAIPELAYARDVSANRLPQNVQVSEFFFKAGSYLNNRSQQRHYVCTNYTHAVRDLMALSVNVVAQMVAPGDAHGQPGQVSLSCNPDLTLDLIPLLREREEAGTPVALVAELNRNLPWFGHDAAIGADRFDMVLEQPSSDYPLFSAPEMSVSPEDHLIGFYASALLKDGGTLQVGIGSLGAALVHSAILRHRHNQAWRAVFDHLRVDEHFPVVTEAGGTGPFEQGLYGCSEMMVDGFLYLMEQGILRREVYDHAGLQALLNRGDVTGQVSLVTLDVLRREKLIDSPLRARDVRWLIRYGIFRDTVEFRGGRLCAGDQSVEGDLDDPEAREAIQTLILGDRLTGGIVMHGGFYVGPERFYQSLRELPDDQRARISMTSVNFINHLYDHRFGDQKLKAAQRVHGRFINSAMMYTLNGAGVSDGLEDGRVVSGVGGQYNFVAMAHELPGARSILTLRSTRQSHGKVLSNIVFNYGHCTIPRHLRDIVITEYGIADLRGQPDEQVYLRLIRIADSRFQQELLEQAQKVGKVDSAFRLPASWCNNTPEAVRHAVSLSGDTGLFPPFPFGRDFTDEELTLGKALKGLKAATSTRRGKLATLWQALRARDDESRYGALLERMGLTSPSGLRDKLDRRLVIHGLQQLETPPDTGNSKP; encoded by the coding sequence ATGGCAGGGACAAGAGGGCAGGTTTCGAATGATGTGAACGCCTGCGTTGATGAGGTGATTCGCCGGGTCGGCAAAAACATTACCCTGGGGTTGCCGCTGGGGCTGGGCAAGCCCGTCCGGTTCGTGAATGCGCTCTATCAGCGGGCCAAGGATGACCCCGAGATCCGCCTGCACATTGTCACCGCACTTTCGCTTCTGGCCCCGAAAGGCAGTTCATCGCTGGAGCAGCGGTTCCTGGGGCCGTTCGTGGAGCGCCTTTACGGCGCCATCCCGGAGCTGGCCTATGCCCGGGACGTATCCGCCAATCGCCTGCCGCAAAACGTCCAGGTCTCCGAGTTCTTTTTCAAGGCCGGGAGCTATCTCAACAATCGTTCCCAGCAGCGCCATTACGTCTGTACCAACTACACCCACGCGGTTCGTGACCTGATGGCCCTGAGTGTCAATGTGGTCGCACAGATGGTGGCACCGGGCGATGCCCACGGCCAACCGGGGCAGGTGAGCCTGAGTTGTAATCCGGATCTGACGCTGGATCTGATCCCGCTGCTGCGGGAGCGGGAAGAGGCGGGCACGCCCGTCGCCCTGGTGGCGGAACTGAACCGGAATCTGCCATGGTTCGGGCACGATGCCGCTATCGGGGCCGACCGTTTTGATATGGTGCTTGAGCAGCCTTCCAGTGATTACCCGCTTTTCTCGGCCCCGGAAATGTCGGTAAGCCCGGAAGATCATCTGATCGGATTCTACGCCAGCGCCCTGCTGAAGGACGGCGGCACCCTCCAGGTCGGCATCGGTTCGCTGGGCGCCGCCCTGGTTCACAGTGCCATACTCCGGCACAGACACAACCAGGCCTGGCGTGCTGTCTTCGATCACCTTCGGGTTGACGAGCATTTTCCGGTGGTCACCGAAGCAGGTGGTACCGGTCCGTTCGAGCAGGGACTCTATGGCTGCAGCGAGATGATGGTCGATGGCTTTCTCTACCTGATGGAACAGGGCATCCTCCGGCGTGAGGTGTATGACCATGCGGGCCTTCAGGCACTGCTCAATCGCGGGGACGTCACTGGGCAGGTGTCGCTGGTGACGCTGGATGTATTGCGCCGGGAGAAACTGATCGACAGCCCCTTGCGGGCCCGGGATGTGCGCTGGTTGATCCGCTACGGCATCTTCCGGGACACCGTGGAATTCAGGGGTGGTCGGCTGTGTGCGGGGGATCAGTCTGTGGAAGGCGATCTGGACGATCCCGAGGCCCGGGAAGCCATTCAGACCCTGATTCTGGGCGACCGGCTCACCGGCGGCATTGTCATGCACGGGGGCTTCTACGTGGGCCCGGAAAGGTTCTACCAGTCGCTCAGGGAATTGCCGGACGACCAGCGTGCCCGGATCAGCATGACCAGCGTGAACTTTATAAACCATCTGTATGATCACCGGTTTGGTGATCAGAAGCTGAAGGCGGCGCAGCGGGTTCACGGCCGGTTTATCAATTCGGCGATGATGTACACCCTCAACGGCGCCGGCGTGTCGGATGGGCTGGAGGATGGCCGGGTGGTCAGTGGTGTAGGTGGGCAGTACAACTTTGTGGCGATGGCTCATGAGCTGCCGGGTGCCCGGTCCATACTGACGCTTCGCAGCACCCGGCAGTCCCATGGCAAGGTGTTGTCGAACATTGTGTTCAACTACGGCCACTGCACCATTCCGCGGCACCTCCGGGACATCGTGATCACCGAGTACGGCATTGCGGATCTGAGGGGGCAGCCGGATGAACAGGTGTATCTGAGGCTGATTCGGATTGCCGACTCCCGCTTCCAGCAGGAACTTCTTGAGCAGGCCCAGAAAGTGGGCAAGGTGGATTCCGCTTTCAGGCTGCCGGCTTCCTGGTGCAATAACACGCCCGAGGCAGTCCGGCATGCAGTATCGCTGAGTGGCGATACCGGGCTGTTCCCGCCGTTCCCCTTTGGCCGGGATTTCACCGATGAAGAACTGACCTTAGGGAAAGCCCTTAAGGGGCTGAAGGCCGCAACGTCGACTCGCCGTGGTAAACTGGCGACCCTGTGGCAGGCCCTCCGGGCCCGGGACGACGAAAGCCGCTATGGCGCCCTGCTTGAGCGCATGGGCCTGACCAGCCCTTCCGGATTGCGGGACAAGCTGGACCGGCGACTGGTTATTCACGGCCTGCAGCAGCTCGAAACACCACCGGATACAGGAAACTCGAAACCCTGA
- a CDS encoding FKBP-type peptidyl-prolyl cis-trans isomerase, whose amino-acid sequence MTASQARPDVFTVHYVLKNKIGELVDTSEGSEPLHFVYGSPEIIEGIQQAVKDRNVGDCLEVTVPPAMAYGEPKPELVRKVPRSLFEGVENLQVGMKFQTNTGDEAQIVQVVGIDGNLVRVDANHPLAGFTLYFDLEIVGRREATEDEVAQGRPLF is encoded by the coding sequence ATGACAGCTTCACAAGCAAGACCCGACGTTTTTACCGTTCATTATGTGTTGAAGAACAAGATTGGCGAGCTGGTCGATACTTCCGAGGGCAGCGAGCCGCTGCATTTTGTCTACGGCAGCCCCGAGATTATCGAGGGCATCCAGCAGGCGGTGAAAGACCGCAATGTGGGCGATTGTCTGGAGGTAACGGTGCCGCCGGCGATGGCCTATGGCGAGCCCAAGCCGGAGCTGGTGCGCAAGGTGCCCCGCTCACTGTTTGAGGGGGTGGAAAACCTTCAGGTGGGCATGAAGTTCCAGACCAACACCGGGGATGAGGCGCAAATCGTTCAGGTGGTCGGTATCGATGGTAATCTGGTGAGGGTAGACGCCAACCACCCGCTGGCGGGTTTCACCCTGTACTTTGATCTGGAGATTGTTGGCCGCCGTGAAGCGACGGAAGATGAGGTCGCTCAGGGCCGCCCGCTGTTCTGA
- a CDS encoding GNAT family N-acetyltransferase has product MTTQTAKARRNARQLKADLTRCPKRLEAAQRLRYRVFSEEYESDLGAETPGLDADAFDAVCDHLIVTDQDTGELVATTRILHQENSRAVGGFYSAGEFDLSALDNLPGTIAELGRTCVHPDYRNGATISLLWSAVADYLVERDVEYMIGCASIGMSDGGLKAWRIARHLQKEYLADPAFLVKPRRELPHLTDTRDNDRPVDVPALIRAYMRLGARVCGEPCWDPDFRCADLLVLLEVRKLAGRYSRHYMRSVP; this is encoded by the coding sequence ATGACCACACAGACCGCGAAAGCCCGCCGCAATGCACGCCAGCTGAAAGCCGACCTGACCCGGTGCCCGAAAAGGTTGGAGGCGGCGCAGCGCCTGCGCTACCGGGTGTTCTCGGAAGAGTACGAAAGCGATCTCGGAGCGGAAACACCGGGCCTCGATGCCGATGCATTCGACGCCGTGTGCGACCACCTCATTGTGACGGACCAGGACACCGGTGAACTGGTGGCAACCACCCGGATCCTGCATCAGGAAAACTCCCGGGCCGTAGGCGGTTTCTACTCGGCCGGCGAGTTTGATCTGAGCGCCCTGGATAATCTGCCGGGCACAATCGCCGAACTGGGCCGCACCTGCGTCCACCCGGACTATCGCAACGGCGCCACCATCAGCCTGCTCTGGTCTGCCGTAGCCGACTATCTGGTTGAACGGGATGTCGAATATATGATCGGGTGTGCCAGCATCGGTATGTCCGATGGCGGCCTGAAAGCCTGGCGTATTGCCCGCCACCTGCAGAAGGAATATCTGGCCGACCCGGCGTTCCTGGTCAAACCACGCCGGGAACTGCCCCATCTGACCGACACCCGGGACAACGACCGCCCGGTTGACGTACCCGCCCTTATCCGGGCCTACATGCGGCTGGGCGCGAGAGTCTGTGGCGAGCCGTGCTGGGACCCGGATTTCCGCTGCGCGGACCTGCTGGTCCTGCTGGAAGTCCGGAAACTGGCCGGCCGGTACAGCCGGCATTACATGCGTTCGGTGCCCTGA
- a CDS encoding glycosyltransferase family 4 protein, with protein MTKTTQATRRQQHITIVSETFPPEINGVANTLRHLCQGLMQRGHRVTVIRPRQQHESKGYFASAGEALFNREHLVTGLPLPGYANLRFGLVRSSRLERLWAADRPDAVYVATQGPLGVAATTAAKQLGIPVSSGFHTNFHSYSRYYGVGMLERLLCLYGRWFHNRTAITLVPTRKMQQKTGAMGIPATGLWSRGVDCHRFSPHLRDNALRQSWGLEANDRAILYVGRLAPEKNLRMAVACFERIRGLHPQAKFVLVGDGPLRRQLAERHPDYIFCGTRRGNDLARHFASGDLFLFPSKTDTFGNVVLEAMASGLGVVAFDDAAAAEHIRHEENGMKVPLDQDEAYVDSALRLVDQPTLLNRIRAQARLDALELSWNSQIEQFEQLVFNQTAKAGYHVINKQSVSLL; from the coding sequence GTGACCAAGACCACGCAGGCCACCCGGCGCCAACAACACATTACCATTGTTTCGGAGACTTTTCCCCCGGAAATCAATGGCGTGGCAAACACGCTCAGGCACCTGTGCCAGGGGCTGATGCAGCGTGGGCACCGGGTAACCGTTATACGGCCGCGACAGCAACATGAGAGCAAGGGGTATTTCGCCAGCGCCGGAGAGGCCCTGTTCAACCGCGAGCATCTGGTTACCGGGTTGCCGCTGCCCGGCTACGCCAATCTGCGATTCGGCCTGGTACGCAGCAGCCGGCTGGAGAGACTCTGGGCAGCGGACCGCCCCGACGCGGTTTACGTGGCCACCCAGGGGCCGCTTGGTGTCGCCGCCACCACCGCGGCAAAGCAACTGGGCATTCCGGTGAGTTCCGGATTCCATACCAATTTCCACAGCTACAGCCGCTACTACGGTGTCGGCATGCTTGAACGGCTGCTCTGCCTCTACGGGCGATGGTTCCATAACCGCACCGCCATCACCCTGGTCCCCACCCGAAAAATGCAACAGAAAACCGGCGCCATGGGCATCCCGGCGACAGGGCTTTGGAGCCGGGGGGTTGATTGTCACCGTTTCAGCCCTCATCTAAGGGATAATGCTCTGCGCCAATCCTGGGGGCTTGAGGCCAACGACCGGGCCATCCTCTATGTGGGTCGACTGGCACCGGAGAAAAACCTTCGCATGGCAGTTGCCTGCTTCGAGCGCATCCGCGGGCTTCACCCCCAGGCAAAGTTTGTGCTGGTGGGCGATGGCCCGCTTCGGCGACAACTGGCCGAACGTCATCCGGACTACATTTTCTGTGGCACCCGCCGGGGCAACGACCTGGCCCGGCATTTCGCATCCGGTGATCTGTTCCTGTTCCCCAGCAAAACCGACACCTTCGGCAATGTTGTTCTCGAAGCCATGGCCAGTGGGCTTGGCGTGGTTGCCTTTGATGACGCCGCTGCCGCGGAACACATCCGGCACGAAGAAAACGGCATGAAAGTGCCGCTGGACCAGGACGAGGCCTATGTGGACAGCGCCCTCCGGCTGGTCGACCAGCCGACACTGCTGAACCGGATTCGGGCCCAGGCCCGCCTGGACGCCCTGGAACTGAGCTGGAATTCGCAAATCGAACAGTTTGAACAACTGGTTTTCAACCAAACCGCAAAGGCCGGATACCATGTCATCAACAAGCAAAGCGTCTCGCTTCTTTGA
- a CDS encoding lysophospholipid acyltransferase family protein: MGWLRLGVRLTTFTLFLAATTSIATALRLADGITRRTADRTPWARFCFRWACRCLGLDIHQHGAPADTNVLFVSNHISWTDIPILGSLAPTRFLSKAEVGQWPLIGWLAREAGTLFIRRGGGQARRVRNQISENLKAGESVLVFPEGTTSAGLTVLPLHGLLLKAASESNTPIQPVTISYRRAGRPDHLAPFIGDDDFHRHLPRMLRQPPARVDVVFHPVVTVPAETGAGDLTRQLREVMLEGLARVHRGELDDGEACPVRTAGGPERPHLPSLHGGQQSPDQSTG, translated from the coding sequence ATGGGCTGGCTCCGACTGGGCGTTCGCCTCACCACCTTTACACTTTTTCTGGCGGCCACCACGTCCATCGCGACGGCCTTGCGCCTGGCGGATGGCATAACCCGGCGAACCGCCGACCGAACCCCCTGGGCCCGGTTCTGCTTCCGCTGGGCCTGCCGCTGCCTGGGACTGGACATCCACCAGCACGGTGCACCCGCAGACACCAACGTTCTGTTTGTCAGCAATCACATCAGCTGGACAGACATCCCGATCCTGGGCAGCCTGGCGCCGACCCGCTTCCTCTCGAAGGCAGAAGTCGGCCAGTGGCCGCTCATCGGCTGGCTTGCCAGGGAAGCGGGCACGCTCTTTATCAGGCGAGGCGGCGGACAGGCCAGGCGGGTCCGCAACCAGATCAGCGAAAACCTGAAAGCCGGTGAGTCCGTCCTGGTCTTCCCGGAGGGCACAACCAGCGCTGGCCTGACCGTGCTACCTCTCCACGGGCTCCTGCTCAAAGCCGCGTCAGAAAGCAACACGCCCATTCAGCCCGTCACCATCAGTTACCGTCGCGCGGGGCGGCCGGACCATCTGGCCCCGTTCATTGGTGACGATGACTTTCACCGCCACCTTCCGAGAATGCTCCGGCAGCCACCGGCAAGAGTGGATGTGGTTTTCCATCCGGTGGTCACAGTACCGGCAGAGACCGGAGCCGGCGATCTTACCCGCCAGCTACGTGAGGTGATGCTCGAAGGACTCGCCCGCGTTCACCGGGGCGAGCTGGATGATGGCGAAGCGTGCCCGGTCAGAACAGCGGGCGGCCCTGAGCGACCTCATCTTCCGTCGCTTCACGGCGGCCAACAATCTCCAGATCAAAGTACAGGGTGA